A genomic segment from Anas platyrhynchos isolate ZD024472 breed Pekin duck chromosome 5, IASCAAS_PekinDuck_T2T, whole genome shotgun sequence encodes:
- the ARL14EP gene encoding ARL14 effector protein isoform X3 yields MDPCSVGVQLQAANECHKTYYTRHTGFKTKQDISSSDLLLLQLRTGMSLSENNTICFHHAKIYIERFEDLQKSCCDPFNMHRKLSKKNLRAIDLDDATFLSAKFGRQFVPGWKLCPKCMQVINGSVDVDSEERQRRKLDSDGRTAKALKSLQFANPGRQTEFTPETSKREKRRLQSKTTSFNSDRQVIPAKSKVYDSQGLLLYSGMDLCDCLDEDCLGCFYACPKCGSNKCGAECRCDRKWLYEQIEIEGGEIIRNKHLGKGLHAAEMNSSMCSQTKNIQTATKNS; encoded by the exons ATGGATCCTTGTTCAGTTGGAGTTCAGCTTCAAGCTGCCAATGAATGTCATAAGACCTATTACACCCGTCACACTGGCTTCAAGACTAAGCAAGATATATCATCGTCTGATCTACTGTTACTTCAGCTTAGGACTGGAATGTCCCTTTCAGAGAACAACACTATCTGCTTCCATCACGCAAAAATCTACATTGAAAGATTTGAAGACTTGCAAAAGTCATGTTGTGATCCCTTTAACATGCACAGAAAGCTGTCAAAGAAAAACTTGCGTGCAATTGACTTAGATGACGCAACTTTTCTAAGTGCCAAGTTTGGAAGACAGTTTGTACCTGGCTGGAAACTTTGTCCTAAATGCATGCAGGTCATAAATGGAAGCGTGGATGTTGACTCTGAGGAGCGCCAAAGAAGAAAACTTGATTCGGAC GGACGTACAGCTAAGGCTCTGAAGTCTCTTCAGTTTGCTAATCCAGGGCGGCAGACTGAATTCACTCCTGAGACTagtaagagggaaaaaagaaggctGCAATCAAAAACTACATCATTTAATTCAGACAG GCAAGTTATACCAGCCAAGAGTAAGGTCTACGATAGCCAGGGACTACTGCTTTACAGTGGGATGGACCTCTGTGACTGTCTTGATGAAGATTGCCTGGGGTGTTTCTATGCTTGCCCAAAATGTGGCTCCAATAAGTGTGGAGCTGAATGTCGCTGTGACCGCAAGTGGCTATATGAGCAGATTGAGATTGAAGGAGGAGAAATCATTCGAAATAAGCACCTTG gtaAAGGTTTACATGCAGCTGAAATGAATTCAAGTATGTGTTCCCAAACTAAGAATATCCAGACTGCTACAAAAAACAGTTGA
- the ARL14EP gene encoding ARL14 effector protein isoform X2: MDPCSVGVQLQAANECHKTYYTRHTGFKTKQDISSSDLLLLQLRTGMSLSENNTICFHHAKIYIERFEDLQKSCCDPFNMHRKLSKKNLRAIDLDDATFLSAKFGRQFVPGWKLCPKCMQVINGSVDVDSEERQRRKLDSDGRTAKALKSLQFANPGRQTEFTPETSKREKRRLQSKTTSFNSDRQVIPAKSKVYDSQGLLLYSGMDLCDCLDEDCLGCFYACPKCGSNKCGAECRCDRKWLYEQIEIEGGEIIRNKHLALQLRDQVIRPTTRPTRVTRASENQHIESSLPVGKHS, encoded by the exons ATGGATCCTTGTTCAGTTGGAGTTCAGCTTCAAGCTGCCAATGAATGTCATAAGACCTATTACACCCGTCACACTGGCTTCAAGACTAAGCAAGATATATCATCGTCTGATCTACTGTTACTTCAGCTTAGGACTGGAATGTCCCTTTCAGAGAACAACACTATCTGCTTCCATCACGCAAAAATCTACATTGAAAGATTTGAAGACTTGCAAAAGTCATGTTGTGATCCCTTTAACATGCACAGAAAGCTGTCAAAGAAAAACTTGCGTGCAATTGACTTAGATGACGCAACTTTTCTAAGTGCCAAGTTTGGAAGACAGTTTGTACCTGGCTGGAAACTTTGTCCTAAATGCATGCAGGTCATAAATGGAAGCGTGGATGTTGACTCTGAGGAGCGCCAAAGAAGAAAACTTGATTCGGAC GGACGTACAGCTAAGGCTCTGAAGTCTCTTCAGTTTGCTAATCCAGGGCGGCAGACTGAATTCACTCCTGAGACTagtaagagggaaaaaagaaggctGCAATCAAAAACTACATCATTTAATTCAGACAG GCAAGTTATACCAGCCAAGAGTAAGGTCTACGATAGCCAGGGACTACTGCTTTACAGTGGGATGGACCTCTGTGACTGTCTTGATGAAGATTGCCTGGGGTGTTTCTATGCTTGCCCAAAATGTGGCTCCAATAAGTGTGGAGCTGAATGTCGCTGTGACCGCAAGTGGCTATATGAGCAGATTGAGATTGAAGGAGGAGAAATCATTCGAAATAAGCACCTTG caCTACAGCTCAGAGATCAGGTCATCAGACCTACAACCAGACCTACTAGAGTGACACGTGCAAGTGAGAACCAGCATATTGAGTCGTCTCTGCCAGTGGGCAAGCACTCATAG
- the ARL14EP gene encoding ARL14 effector protein isoform X1: MDPCSVGVQLQAANECHKTYYTRHTGFKTKQDISSSDLLLLQLRTGMSLSENNTICFHHAKIYIERFEDLQKSCCDPFNMHRKLSKKNLRAIDLDDATFLSAKFGRQFVPGWKLCPKCMQVINGSVDVDSEERQRRKLDSDGRTAKALKSLQFANPGRQTEFTPETSKREKRRLQSKTTSFNSDRQVIPAKSKVYDSQGLLLYSGMDLCDCLDEDCLGCFYACPKCGSNKCGAECRCDRKWLYEQIEIEGGEIIRNKHLVPALLQGHLSGHRRAISPLHQILLPAQSRRPRHTRKQWSPWDRQTKEEQLS; encoded by the exons ATGGATCCTTGTTCAGTTGGAGTTCAGCTTCAAGCTGCCAATGAATGTCATAAGACCTATTACACCCGTCACACTGGCTTCAAGACTAAGCAAGATATATCATCGTCTGATCTACTGTTACTTCAGCTTAGGACTGGAATGTCCCTTTCAGAGAACAACACTATCTGCTTCCATCACGCAAAAATCTACATTGAAAGATTTGAAGACTTGCAAAAGTCATGTTGTGATCCCTTTAACATGCACAGAAAGCTGTCAAAGAAAAACTTGCGTGCAATTGACTTAGATGACGCAACTTTTCTAAGTGCCAAGTTTGGAAGACAGTTTGTACCTGGCTGGAAACTTTGTCCTAAATGCATGCAGGTCATAAATGGAAGCGTGGATGTTGACTCTGAGGAGCGCCAAAGAAGAAAACTTGATTCGGAC GGACGTACAGCTAAGGCTCTGAAGTCTCTTCAGTTTGCTAATCCAGGGCGGCAGACTGAATTCACTCCTGAGACTagtaagagggaaaaaagaaggctGCAATCAAAAACTACATCATTTAATTCAGACAG GCAAGTTATACCAGCCAAGAGTAAGGTCTACGATAGCCAGGGACTACTGCTTTACAGTGGGATGGACCTCTGTGACTGTCTTGATGAAGATTGCCTGGGGTGTTTCTATGCTTGCCCAAAATGTGGCTCCAATAAGTGTGGAGCTGAATGTCGCTGTGACCGCAAGTGGCTATATGAGCAGATTGAGATTGAAGGAGGAGAAATCATTCGAAATAAGCACCTTG TGCCAGCCTTACTTCAAGGACATTTATCTGGTCACAGACGTGCCATCTCCCCACTGCACCAAATCCTGCTCCCGGCCCAAAGCAGGAGACCCAGGCACACCAGGAAGCAATGGTCCCCGTGGGACAGACAGACCAAGGAAGAGCAGCTGAGTTAA
- the ARL14EP gene encoding ARL14 effector protein isoform X4 has translation MDPCSVGVQLQAANECHKTYYTRHTGFKTKQDISSSDLLLLQLRTGMSLSENNTICFHHAKIYIERFEDLQKSCCDPFNMHRKLSKKNLRAIDLDDATFLSAKFGRQFVPGWKLCPKCMQVINGSVDVDSEERQRRKLDSDGRTAKALKSLQFANPGRQTEFTPETSKREKRRLQSKTTSFNSDRQVIPAKSKVYDSQGLLLYSGMDLCDCLDEDCLGCFYACPKCGSNKCGAECRCDRKWLYEQIEIEGGEIIRNKHLG, from the exons ATGGATCCTTGTTCAGTTGGAGTTCAGCTTCAAGCTGCCAATGAATGTCATAAGACCTATTACACCCGTCACACTGGCTTCAAGACTAAGCAAGATATATCATCGTCTGATCTACTGTTACTTCAGCTTAGGACTGGAATGTCCCTTTCAGAGAACAACACTATCTGCTTCCATCACGCAAAAATCTACATTGAAAGATTTGAAGACTTGCAAAAGTCATGTTGTGATCCCTTTAACATGCACAGAAAGCTGTCAAAGAAAAACTTGCGTGCAATTGACTTAGATGACGCAACTTTTCTAAGTGCCAAGTTTGGAAGACAGTTTGTACCTGGCTGGAAACTTTGTCCTAAATGCATGCAGGTCATAAATGGAAGCGTGGATGTTGACTCTGAGGAGCGCCAAAGAAGAAAACTTGATTCGGAC GGACGTACAGCTAAGGCTCTGAAGTCTCTTCAGTTTGCTAATCCAGGGCGGCAGACTGAATTCACTCCTGAGACTagtaagagggaaaaaagaaggctGCAATCAAAAACTACATCATTTAATTCAGACAG GCAAGTTATACCAGCCAAGAGTAAGGTCTACGATAGCCAGGGACTACTGCTTTACAGTGGGATGGACCTCTGTGACTGTCTTGATGAAGATTGCCTGGGGTGTTTCTATGCTTGCCCAAAATGTGGCTCCAATAAGTGTGGAGCTGAATGTCGCTGTGACCGCAAGTGGCTATATGAGCAGATTGAGATTGAAGGAGGAGAAATCATTCGAAATAAGCACCTTGGTTAG